The Apostichopus japonicus isolate 1M-3 chromosome 20, ASM3797524v1, whole genome shotgun sequence genome contains a region encoding:
- the LOC139960792 gene encoding C-type mannose receptor 2-like codes for MTSEGTYMTSDHVVTDSISPTADPSTTELAVNRFCPYQLDGFCYEPFYDEATYLDAHNHCRSFGTGSNLVSILNFEEASRLKELIVNEFFEPYEDYWIGLLSNRYQWGDGSPLLYENFIFSYVPGTCVIVSPNLSWIAESCTKRNLFLCEREIPTSGTSACDHVYKNSCYEGNEDRGDITFARDVCFAKGSYLLQVETRDEQEYLGANIQMNMWLDLNTSFTSGYSWSDGNEAIYKDFEDESSHEYGGVCFKMDYEDGYRWEAESCGDFEKYICKWPL; via the exons ATGACGTCAGAAGGGACATATATGACGTCAGACCACGTAGTAACAGACAGTATATCGCCAACTGCCGATCCCAGTACAACAG AACTCGCTGTCAATAGATTTTGCCCATATCAATTGGATGGATTTTGTTACGAACCGTTCTATGACGAGGCCACATACTTAGACGCCCATAACCACTGTCGCAGCTTTGGCACCGGGTCGAACCTAGTTAGCATTCTCAACTTTGAAGAAGCCAGCCGTTTGAAGGAATTAATTGTGAATGAATTCTTTGAACCGTATGAAGACTACTGGATTGGACTGCTGTCGAATCGATACCAATGGGGCGATGGTAGTCCCTTGTTGTACGAGAACTTTATATTCTCTTATGTTCCCGGCACCTGTGTTATCGTGTCACCCAACTTGTCTTGGATCGCTGAAAGTTGCACAAAGAGAAATTTGTTCTTGTGTGAACGTGAAATTCCAACATCAG gaaCCAGTGCTTGTGATCATGTGTATAAAAATTCCTGCTATGAAGGAAACGAGGACAGGGGAGACATAACGTTCGCACGGGATGTATGTTTCGCGAAAGGGAGTTACTTACTACAGGTTGAGACACGTGATGAACAAGAATATCTAGGAGCCAACATCCAGATGAATATGTGGCTTGACCTTAACACTTCCTTTACATCTGGGTACTCTTGGAGCGATGGAAATGAAGCGATTTATAAGGACTTCGAAGATGAAAGTAGTCATGAATATGGCGGAGTGTGTTTTAAGATGGACTACGAAGATGGCTATAGATGGGAAGCAGAATCTTGCGGAGACTTTGAAAAATACATTTGTAAATGGCCTCTGTAA